One genomic window of Evansella cellulosilytica DSM 2522 includes the following:
- the pepF gene encoding oligoendopeptidase F translates to MANTTSLPKRDEIPKELTWDLEDIYATNDDWEKDFSQVKEMLPKLKEFKGKLGESADSLYDLLKYQDEVSILLGKLYTYAHMRYDQDTTNSFYQGLNDRASQLLSQVSNAASFVTPELLSIPEEKINQFLDEKDELKLYKHALEKINRQRPHVLSEKEESILAQVSEVTDSSSNTFGMLNNADMKFPSVKDEEGNEIEITHGRYIRFLESDDQRVRSDAFKAVYDTYGKFKNTFASTISGNVKRNIFNANVRNYESARQAALSKNDIPEVVYDQLVSTVNDHLHLLHRYVKLRKKVLGVDELHMYDLYTPLVKEVDMKIPYEEAKDLVTKGVAPLGEEYVSIVEEGFNNRWVDVEENVGKRSGAYSSGAYGTMPYILMNWQDNVNNLFTLAHEFGHSVHSYYTRKHQPYPYANYSIFVAEVASTCNEALLNDYLLKVTDDKQKRLYLLNHFLEGFRGTVFRQTMFAEFEKLMHEKAANGEPLTPDLLSSMYYDLNKKYFGDDIVIDDEIALEWARIPHFYYNFYVYQYATGYSAATALAKQILDEGEPAVQRYIDHFLKAGNSDYPIEVLKKAGVDMTSSEPIKQALAVFEETLTELEELLSEA, encoded by the coding sequence ATGGCAAATACGACATCTTTACCAAAAAGAGATGAAATCCCAAAAGAGTTAACATGGGATTTAGAGGATATTTATGCAACAAACGATGATTGGGAAAAGGACTTTTCTCAAGTGAAAGAGATGCTACCGAAACTAAAGGAATTTAAAGGAAAGCTAGGAGAATCAGCAGATTCATTATATGATCTCTTAAAATACCAAGATGAAGTATCAATTCTTCTTGGGAAATTGTATACATATGCTCATATGCGATATGATCAAGATACTACGAATTCTTTTTATCAAGGTTTGAATGACCGAGCAAGTCAATTATTATCACAAGTATCTAATGCGGCTTCTTTTGTTACACCTGAACTTCTTTCTATTCCAGAGGAAAAGATTAACCAATTTCTAGATGAAAAAGATGAACTCAAGCTTTATAAGCACGCACTAGAAAAGATAAATCGTCAAAGACCTCACGTATTAAGTGAAAAAGAGGAATCAATATTAGCACAAGTAAGCGAAGTAACGGATAGTTCTTCAAATACATTTGGAATGTTAAATAATGCAGATATGAAGTTTCCCTCTGTGAAGGATGAAGAAGGTAATGAAATCGAAATTACACATGGACGTTATATTCGATTTTTAGAAAGTGACGATCAAAGAGTTCGATCAGATGCATTTAAGGCCGTATATGATACTTATGGTAAATTTAAAAATACTTTTGCTAGCACAATTAGTGGTAATGTAAAAAGGAACATTTTTAATGCAAATGTAAGAAATTATGAATCGGCAAGGCAGGCAGCACTAAGTAAAAATGATATACCAGAGGTGGTGTATGATCAGCTAGTTTCAACTGTAAACGATCATTTACATTTATTGCACCGTTATGTAAAGCTACGTAAGAAGGTTCTTGGTGTAGATGAGCTTCATATGTATGATCTTTATACACCATTAGTAAAAGAAGTAGATATGAAAATCCCTTATGAGGAAGCAAAAGATCTTGTTACAAAGGGGGTAGCACCACTTGGTGAGGAATATGTATCTATAGTTGAAGAAGGCTTCAATAATAGATGGGTAGACGTTGAAGAAAATGTTGGAAAAAGAAGTGGAGCCTATTCATCGGGAGCATACGGAACGATGCCATACATTTTGATGAACTGGCAGGACAATGTCAATAACTTATTTACTTTAGCACATGAGTTTGGACATTCCGTTCATAGCTATTATACGAGAAAACATCAACCTTATCCTTATGCAAATTACTCGATTTTCGTTGCAGAAGTAGCATCTACTTGTAATGAAGCCTTATTAAATGATTATTTATTAAAGGTGACAGATGATAAGCAGAAGCGTTTATATTTATTAAATCATTTCCTTGAAGGTTTTAGGGGAACTGTTTTCCGTCAAACGATGTTTGCAGAATTTGAAAAATTAATGCATGAAAAAGCAGCAAACGGAGAACCGTTAACACCAGACCTTCTCAGTAGTATGTATTATGATTTAAATAAAAAGTATTTTGGAGATGACATCGTTATTGATGATGAAATTGCATTAGAATGGGCAAGAATTCCTCATTTTTATTACAATTTTTATGTATATCAATATGCTACAGGGTATAGTGCAGCGACGGCATTAGCAAAGCAAATTCTTGATGAAGGTGAACCAGCTGTTCAAAGATACATTGACCATTTCTTAAAGGCAGGTAATTCAGATTATCCAATTGAAGTACTTAAAAAGGCTGGAGTGGATATGACGTCTTCCGAACCAATTAAGCAAGCACTAGCAGTGTTTGAAGAAACGTTAACAGAGTTAGAGGAGTTATTATCTGAAGCATAA
- a CDS encoding competence protein CoiA, producing MFVAMRSNGSILHLLNKNWTREELERDRSIFEYECFICKEKVILKLGTQQSWHFSHMPDSQCTEKRETEDHKKGKLLVANWLQKHGFHPKVEWYIPKMKQRPDVYVEIKKVKYVIEIQRAFLSEEVHRRRDHNYLEQGFVPIWIGLKNKFSHPIMRKTNVLDALLMRPSPQWHAIYLDIKDSVWTIYTNFKYVTRQKTIIFPLHSDFNISPVQLFSLKGLTPTISYTHFLKTFYTHWQYEIKLRRQKCYLSMTRTEKAMLRIFQQYQLNLNYFPALGCLPLQSNFYFNTAPMWWQSWIIIECINKNILNGKIEASKIMNQLYYLIEIGIFHLRPLGKHPKELLFEAITEFFDMLTYFNVLKKQYNNVYFVIHHININKQLDTLCMDDLYIQSKIEGGLCSNVVE from the coding sequence TTGTTTGTTGCTATGCGCAGTAACGGTTCTATTCTACATTTACTAAATAAAAATTGGACGAGAGAGGAGTTGGAAAGAGATAGAAGTATATTTGAATACGAATGTTTTATTTGTAAGGAAAAAGTGATACTAAAGCTAGGCACACAACAATCTTGGCATTTTTCACATATGCCTGATAGTCAATGTACGGAAAAAAGAGAAACAGAAGATCACAAAAAAGGAAAGCTTTTGGTCGCAAATTGGCTTCAAAAGCATGGGTTTCATCCGAAAGTGGAATGGTATATTCCAAAAATGAAACAACGACCTGATGTGTATGTGGAAATAAAAAAAGTAAAGTATGTCATTGAAATACAAAGAGCCTTTCTTTCAGAAGAAGTTCATAGAAGACGGGATCATAATTATTTAGAACAAGGATTTGTGCCGATTTGGATTGGTTTAAAGAATAAATTTTCTCATCCTATCATGAGAAAGACAAACGTATTAGATGCGTTGCTAATGCGGCCATCACCTCAATGGCACGCAATTTATTTAGACATTAAGGACTCTGTTTGGACTATATATACAAACTTTAAATATGTAACAAGACAAAAAACGATTATTTTTCCTCTTCACAGCGACTTTAATATATCTCCCGTTCAGTTATTTTCACTAAAAGGGCTGACCCCTACAATATCATACACTCATTTTTTAAAAACGTTTTACACACACTGGCAATATGAAATTAAATTAAGACGTCAAAAGTGTTATTTATCAATGACACGTACAGAAAAAGCAATGCTACGAATATTTCAACAGTATCAACTTAACCTCAATTACTTTCCCGCGCTTGGCTGCTTACCTTTACAATCAAATTTTTACTTCAATACAGCCCCAATGTGGTGGCAATCATGGATAATTATAGAATGTATTAATAAGAATATACTAAACGGTAAAATTGAGGCTAGTAAAATAATGAATCAATTATATTACCTTATAGAAATTGGGATATTTCACTTAAGACCTTTAGGGAAACATCCAAAGGAGCTTCTATTTGAAGCAATCACGGAATTTTTTGATATGCTTACGTATTTTAACGTATTGAAGAAACAATATAATAATGTATACTTTGTTATACATCATATTAATATAAATAAACAGCTGGACACACTATGTATGGATGATTTATACATTCAAAGCAAGATAGAGGGGGGATTATGTAGCAATGTAGTGGAATAA
- the cls gene encoding cardiolipin synthase — protein sequence MLKRIQLIVFLTILCIVLFATRQYWESWVVGVFSILFSLSAFFIAVVIFFENRNPTKTVTWLVVLGTFPIVGFFFYLMFGQNVRKRKSFNKKAIEDEQAFHHMEGNRPLDETKLKRMSDHQQKLFRLANKIGNNPISFQTETKVLTDGKETFTYIVEALKKAENHIHLEYYIVRHDEIGQEIKQILIDKAKAGVAVRFLYDSVGSWKLNNDYVEEMRQAGVKIVPFSPVKFPLFNHRINYRNHRKIIVVDTTYAFIGGLNIGDEYLGKNRYFGHWRDTHLFVQGEAIRSLQLIFLRDWYYETKENAFHQNYLSPSLASKPDDGGVQMIASGPDSRWEILKKLFFTMITSANKSIWIASPYFIPDEDILSALKIAALSGVDVRILVPNRPDKRIVFYASRSYFPELLEAGVKIYEYNRGFMHSKLIIVDHEIASIGTANMDMRSFHLNFEVNAFLYQTSSVERLVSDFIYDMEHSTVIREDVFKNRSFSHKVIESTSRLLSPLL from the coding sequence ATGTTAAAACGTATTCAATTAATTGTCTTTTTAACAATTCTATGTATTGTATTATTTGCTACACGACAATATTGGGAGAGCTGGGTTGTCGGTGTATTTAGTATTTTGTTTTCTTTATCCGCTTTTTTTATTGCAGTCGTTATATTCTTTGAAAATAGAAATCCAACAAAAACAGTAACTTGGTTAGTAGTGTTAGGTACATTCCCGATAGTAGGCTTTTTCTTTTATTTAATGTTTGGTCAAAATGTAAGGAAAAGAAAATCATTCAATAAAAAAGCGATTGAAGATGAACAGGCTTTTCACCATATGGAGGGCAACCGTCCCCTTGATGAGACGAAGCTAAAAAGAATGTCAGACCATCAGCAAAAGCTATTTAGGTTAGCTAATAAAATAGGCAATAATCCGATCTCGTTTCAAACAGAGACAAAAGTATTGACTGATGGGAAGGAAACGTTTACATATATAGTGGAAGCTTTAAAAAAAGCCGAGAACCACATTCACCTTGAGTATTATATCGTACGACATGATGAGATTGGGCAGGAAATCAAGCAGATTCTTATAGATAAAGCGAAAGCTGGCGTTGCAGTAAGATTTTTATATGACTCTGTTGGTAGCTGGAAACTAAATAATGATTATGTGGAAGAGATGCGACAGGCTGGTGTAAAAATTGTCCCGTTCTCCCCAGTGAAATTTCCATTATTTAATCATAGAATCAATTACCGTAATCATCGAAAAATTATTGTTGTTGACACAACTTATGCATTTATTGGAGGATTAAATATAGGGGATGAATACTTAGGGAAAAATAGATATTTCGGACATTGGAGAGATACACATCTTTTTGTTCAAGGAGAGGCTATTCGCAGCTTACAACTTATATTTTTAAGAGATTGGTATTATGAAACAAAGGAAAATGCCTTCCATCAAAATTATTTATCTCCTAGTTTAGCATCTAAGCCAGATGATGGTGGCGTTCAGATGATCGCGAGTGGTCCGGATAGCAGGTGGGAAATTTTAAAAAAGTTATTTTTTACGATGATTACATCTGCAAACAAGTCGATTTGGATTGCTTCACCATACTTTATCCCAGATGAAGATATTTTAAGTGCCTTAAAAATTGCTGCTCTTAGCGGTGTTGATGTTCGGATATTAGTTCCTAATAGACCTGATAAACGTATTGTTTTTTATGCTTCAAGATCCTATTTTCCTGAACTGTTGGAGGCTGGTGTAAAAATTTATGAATATAATCGAGGATTCATGCACAGTAAGTTAATTATTGTTGACCATGAAATTGCATCGATCGGTACAGCCAATATGGATATGAGAAGCTTTCATTTAAATTTTGAAGTGAACGCCTTTCTTTACCAAACGTCTAGTGTAGAGCGGTTAGTGAGTGATTTTATATACGATATGGAACACTCTACAGTAATTCGAGAAGATGTATTTAAAAATCGTTCTTTTTCACATAAAGTCATTGAATCTACCTCAAGGCTATTATCTCCGCTTTTATAG
- the mecA gene encoding adaptor protein MecA, whose translation MEIERINDTTIKFYITYHDMERRGFHKDEIWYNRERGEELFFEMMNEANDQESFELNGPLWVQVHALEKGLEIIVTRGQMSGDGNLKLEIPMDEEKDDMPVDNNIVDMLDSQFAGDKDTELVKDHSLSVVLGFKDLEDIISLSHVFYDEVETSMYSFEGVYYVYVTLDETYTDDEQDNLLSRMLEYGYESDITIHRISEYGKEIFAENALSQLRSKFS comes from the coding sequence ATGGAAATTGAGAGAATAAACGATACTACGATTAAGTTTTATATTACCTACCACGACATGGAACGTCGCGGTTTTCATAAAGATGAAATATGGTATAACCGTGAACGTGGAGAAGAACTTTTTTTCGAAATGATGAACGAAGCAAATGATCAAGAAAGTTTCGAATTAAATGGGCCGTTGTGGGTGCAAGTACACGCACTAGAAAAAGGATTAGAGATTATCGTAACGCGCGGACAAATGAGTGGTGATGGAAACCTTAAACTTGAAATCCCAATGGATGAAGAAAAGGATGATATGCCAGTGGATAATAATATTGTCGATATGCTTGATAGTCAGTTTGCCGGTGATAAAGATACTGAATTAGTAAAAGATCATTCTTTAAGTGTTGTTCTAGGATTTAAGGATCTCGAAGACATCATTTCTTTAAGTCATGTCTTTTATGATGAAGTTGAAACAAGCATGTATAGCTTTGAGGGGGTCTATTATGTATACGTGACGCTAGACGAAACGTATACTGATGATGAGCAAGATAACCTTCTTAGTCGTATGCTCGAATACGGTTATGAATCGGACATAACGATACATCGAATTTCAGAGTATGGAAAAGAAATCTTTGCCGAAAATGCATTGTCCCAATTACGTTCAAAGTTTTCTTAA
- a CDS encoding TerC family protein produces the protein MSSEFIISLLTIIGIDIILGGDNAIVVALACRKLPPHLRNKAIIAGIMLAIAARAILTLVAVQLLAIPYLMSIGGILLLWIAFKLMTNTEEDHDIRGEAKVSDAIKTIVVADVVMGFDNVLAVAGAANGNGVLVLIGLLVSVPIIIWGSKLILYLMTKFSFIIYIGASILVYTAAKMILHEAAVSDFIDRVGVNATMFTILLVVLTLLGGWLYNRKALQS, from the coding sequence TTGAGCTCAGAATTTATCATTTCTCTTCTTACAATTATTGGTATCGACATTATACTTGGTGGTGACAATGCAATCGTTGTTGCTCTAGCGTGTAGAAAGCTACCACCACATTTAAGAAACAAAGCAATCATTGCTGGTATTATGCTCGCCATTGCCGCTAGAGCAATCCTCACACTTGTCGCCGTTCAATTATTGGCTATACCATACTTAATGAGTATTGGTGGTATATTGCTCCTTTGGATTGCCTTTAAATTAATGACGAATACAGAAGAAGATCACGATATTAGAGGAGAAGCAAAAGTGAGTGATGCGATTAAAACAATCGTAGTAGCTGATGTAGTCATGGGCTTTGATAATGTACTAGCTGTTGCTGGTGCTGCTAATGGAAACGGAGTACTAGTATTAATAGGACTTTTAGTTTCTGTCCCAATTATTATTTGGGGAAGCAAGCTTATTCTTTACTTAATGACTAAATTTTCTTTTATCATTTATATTGGTGCTAGTATCCTCGTATACACAGCAGCAAAGATGATCTTACACGAAGCTGCAGTTTCAGATTTCATTGATCGTGTTGGAGTAAATGCAACGATGTTCACAATATTACTTGTAGTTCTAACTTTATTAGGAGGCTGGCTGTACAATCGTAAAGCTCTTCAATCTTAA
- the spxA gene encoding transcriptional regulator SpxA, which translates to MVTLFTSPSCTSCRKAKAWLQENNIEFVERNIFSEPLSVEEVKEVIRMTEDGTDEIISTRSKVFQELDVEVDALPLQTLFQLISDNPGLLRRPIILDEKRIQVGYNEAEIRRFLPRKVRTFQLQEATKKLVNE; encoded by the coding sequence ATGGTTACACTATTTACATCACCAAGTTGTACTTCTTGTCGAAAGGCAAAAGCATGGTTGCAAGAAAACAATATTGAATTTGTTGAAAGAAATATTTTTTCAGAGCCTTTATCTGTTGAAGAGGTAAAGGAAGTAATAAGAATGACTGAGGATGGAACAGATGAAATAATATCTACTCGTTCTAAGGTTTTTCAAGAATTAGATGTTGAGGTAGATGCTTTGCCGCTACAAACATTATTTCAGTTAATTAGTGATAATCCCGGTCTGTTAAGACGTCCGATAATTCTTGACGAAAAACGAATCCAAGTAGGCTATAATGAGGCTGAGATTCGCAGATTCTTACCAAGAAAAGTAAGAACTTTCCAGCTGCAAGAAGCAACAAAAAAATTAGTAAATGAATAA
- a CDS encoding GNAT family N-acetyltransferase, with protein MNWYEKLNQYFPIEEMKSKEHMELLLKEKREIYKKDDGPNHVLMYVEMDDFIFIDYLFVSNEARGQGLGKKLLDKLKSKSKPIILEVEPIDYDDSDTQKRQRFYKREGFKHAKSIGYHRRSIATGEINELEILYWSPSNESEESIYEKLRHTYENIHTYKDEELYGMPYEDADEVFSFESDEQSAP; from the coding sequence ATGAACTGGTATGAAAAGTTAAACCAATACTTTCCTATAGAAGAAATGAAATCGAAAGAGCATATGGAACTACTTTTAAAGGAAAAGAGAGAAATATACAAAAAAGATGATGGCCCAAATCATGTGCTAATGTATGTTGAAATGGATGACTTTATATTTATCGATTACCTTTTTGTTTCTAATGAGGCAAGAGGACAAGGGCTAGGAAAAAAGTTATTAGATAAATTAAAATCTAAAAGTAAACCAATTATTTTAGAGGTTGAACCAATTGATTATGATGATTCAGATACACAAAAAAGGCAACGTTTTTATAAGCGTGAAGGCTTTAAACACGCTAAATCTATAGGTTATCATCGTCGATCTATAGCAACAGGGGAAATCAATGAATTAGAAATTTTATATTGGTCGCCTTCGAATGAATCAGAAGAAAGTATTTATGAGAAGCTTCGTCACACGTATGAAAACATTCATACGTACAAAGATGAGGAATTGTATGGAATGCCATATGAGGATGCTGATGAAGTATTTAGCTTTGAGTCAGATGAACAATCAGCTCCATAA
- a CDS encoding putative glycoside hydrolase: MGKTKLFLASITALLVFGGASAFAEEADEVKTAAYHQEKQTNLVEREWPDIVARFVVFDSGYTFEYPDAVRGIYVTGNTVGVQRFDELIEFLDTTALNSMVIDIKEDHGWLTYRPDEDSPYYEISQNFIPDTEAMMSRLEEHEIYPIARVVVFKDSVLAEKRPDLSFLENGEVWKNNRNEAFVNPFLKEVWDYNIDIAIKAAEMGFQEIQFDYVRFPEGFERRDDILEYDVGPYTDGDDNVQKRVDAVTDFVAYAREQLEPYDVDVSVDIFGYAATISEAPGIGQNFSRISDNVDVISSMIYPSHWTPYFGIDKPDLYPYELVDEYAKVENEVLGALETPPVSRPWIQDFTASWLGPGNYMTYGVDEVEAQIRALYDNDIYEFLLWNANNRYTRGVNYLEP; the protein is encoded by the coding sequence ATGGGGAAAACGAAACTATTTTTAGCAAGTATCACGGCTTTACTAGTTTTTGGTGGAGCAAGTGCTTTCGCTGAAGAAGCAGATGAAGTAAAAACAGCTGCATACCACCAAGAAAAGCAAACGAACCTAGTTGAACGAGAGTGGCCAGACATTGTTGCTCGATTTGTTGTGTTTGATTCAGGGTATACGTTTGAATACCCGGATGCGGTGCGTGGGATATACGTAACAGGAAATACGGTAGGTGTTCAACGTTTTGATGAATTAATTGAGTTCCTGGATACGACAGCGCTGAATTCAATGGTAATTGATATTAAAGAGGATCACGGCTGGTTAACTTATCGCCCTGACGAAGATTCACCATATTATGAGATCTCTCAAAACTTCATCCCAGATACTGAAGCAATGATGAGTAGGCTAGAGGAGCACGAAATCTATCCGATAGCAAGAGTCGTTGTATTTAAGGATTCCGTTCTTGCTGAAAAAAGACCAGATCTTTCCTTTTTAGAAAACGGTGAAGTTTGGAAAAATAATCGTAATGAAGCTTTTGTTAATCCCTTTTTAAAAGAAGTTTGGGATTATAACATTGATATCGCAATAAAAGCTGCTGAGATGGGCTTTCAAGAAATCCAATTTGACTATGTTCGTTTTCCAGAAGGATTCGAGCGTCGTGATGATATTTTAGAATATGATGTTGGGCCATACACTGATGGGGATGACAACGTACAAAAACGAGTGGATGCAGTTACAGACTTCGTGGCATATGCGAGAGAGCAATTGGAGCCATATGATGTAGACGTGTCTGTTGACATTTTTGGTTATGCAGCGACAATTTCCGAGGCGCCAGGGATCGGACAAAATTTTTCAAGAATATCTGATAACGTAGACGTGATCTCTTCGATGATTTATCCAAGTCATTGGACACCATACTTTGGTATTGATAAACCTGACCTATATCCTTATGAATTAGTTGATGAGTACGCTAAAGTGGAAAATGAAGTGTTAGGTGCATTGGAAACGCCACCTGTCTCACGTCCGTGGATTCAAGATTTCACTGCTTCATGGTTAGGGCCAGGAAATTACATGACATATGGTGTTGATGAAGTTGAAGCACAAATTAGGGCATTATATGACAACGATATTTACGAATTTCTGTTATGGAATGCTAACAACCGCTATACAAGAGGAGTAAATTATTTAGAACCATAA
- a CDS encoding HD domain-containing protein, with protein sequence MKRVTLLDVYQHPIAQKYITRSGLAHAISTAQYAFDYSQEFDVNPDLAVKAAFLHDIGHYTWYKNGSWDYSLYKQNDIHAIKGAERAHKLLIRLGENPVFAKKIALAILLHTDSYLPDGNLQLEPLQEVVALADKADEEPGGKHHYKTISNSEAIFKLESLDKKVEGKLNLRIS encoded by the coding sequence ATGAAACGTGTCACATTACTTGATGTGTATCAGCACCCTATCGCGCAAAAATATATTACCCGGTCTGGGTTAGCTCATGCTATCTCCACTGCCCAGTATGCATTCGATTATTCGCAAGAATTTGATGTAAATCCTGATCTAGCTGTAAAGGCTGCTTTTTTACATGATATCGGTCATTACACTTGGTATAAAAACGGCTCTTGGGACTACAGCTTATATAAACAAAATGACATCCATGCAATTAAAGGAGCAGAAAGAGCACATAAACTTTTAATTAGACTCGGAGAAAATCCTGTTTTTGCGAAAAAAATTGCTTTAGCTATTTTGCTTCATACAGATTCTTACTTACCTGATGGTAATCTTCAGTTAGAACCGCTTCAAGAAGTGGTTGCATTAGCCGATAAAGCAGATGAAGAACCTGGAGGTAAGCATCACTACAAAACCATTTCAAATAGCGAAGCAATCTTTAAATTAGAGAGCTTAGACAAAAAGGTTGAAGGTAAATTAAACTTGCGCATTAGCTGA